One genomic segment of Mastomys coucha isolate ucsf_1 unplaced genomic scaffold, UCSF_Mcou_1 pScaffold22, whole genome shotgun sequence includes these proteins:
- the LOC116069557 gene encoding putative 60S ribosomal protein L37a, translating into MAKRTKVGIVRKYGICYGASLQKMKKIEISQRAKYTCSFCGKTKIKRRVIGIWHCGSCMKIVAGGAWTYTTTSAVTMKSAIRRLKEMKTSRSPTI; encoded by the coding sequence ATGGCTAAGCGCACCAAGGTCGGGATAGTCAGGAAATATGGGATCTGTTATGGTGCCTCCCtccagaaaatgaagaaaattgaaatcagCCAGCGTGCCAAGTACACTTGCTCCTTCTGTGGCAAGACCAAGATAAAGAGACGAGTCATTGGCATCTGGCACTGTGGTTCCTGCATGAAAATAGTGGCTGGCGGGGCCTGGACCTACACCACCACCTCTGCAGTCACAATGAAGTCGGCCATCagaagactgaaggaaatgaagaccAGTAGGAGCCCTACCATCTGA
- the Smim7 gene encoding small integral membrane protein 7, protein MIGDILLFGTLLMNAGAVLNFKLKKKDTQGFGEESKEPSTGDNIREFLLSLRYFRIFIALWNVFMMLCMIVLFGS, encoded by the exons ATGATCGGAGACATACTGCTGTTCGG GACGCTACTAATGAACGCCGGGGCTGTGCTCAACTTTAAACT GAAAAAGAAGGACACACAAGGCTTTGGGGAAGAATCGAAAGAACCCAGCACAG GAGACAACATCCGAGAGTTTTTACTGAGCCTGAGGTATTTCCGGATCTTCATCGCACTGTGGAATGTATTCATGATGCTCTGCATGATCGT ATTGTTCGGCTCTTGA